The Saccopteryx leptura isolate mSacLep1 chromosome 2, mSacLep1_pri_phased_curated, whole genome shotgun sequence genome has a window encoding:
- the CPA4 gene encoding carboxypeptidase A4: MKWILFFGALIGAPISICSREKFFGDQVFRINVRNGEEISKLNKLVNSDNLKLSLWKSFSTLSLPVDVLVPAVSLQPVKFFLKSQGLDYSVTIEDLQALLDKEHEEMQHNEGQERSNNNFNYEAYHSLEAIYREMDNIAGDFPELASRVKIGHSFENRPMYVLKFSTGKGSQRPAIWLNAGMHSREWISQATAMWTARKIVSDYGNNPAVTSILEKMDIFLLPVANPDGYVYTQTQNRLWRKTRSRNPGSSCIGVDPNRNWNASFAGGGASDNPCSEVYHGPHANSEVEVKSVVDFIQEHGNFKCFIDLHSYSQLLMYPYAYTDKKAPNADELDKVARCAAKALASLWGTQYHVGSTCTTVYQASGSSIDWAYDNGIKYAFTFELRDTGHYGFLLPADQIVPTAEETWLGLQTIMQHVREHLY; the protein is encoded by the exons ATGAAGTGGATTCTGTTCTTCGGGGCCCTGATTGGGGCCCCGATAAGCATCTGCAGCCGAGAAAAGTTTTTTGG GGATCAAGTTTTTAGGATTAATGTCAGAAATGGAGAGGAGATCAGCAAACTCAATAAGCTAGTGAATTCAGACAACTTGAAG CTCAGCCTCTGGAAATCTTTCTCCACCTTGAGTCTTCCTGTGGACGTCCTGGTTCCGGCTGTCAGTCTGCAGCCAGTCAAATTCTTCCTCAAGTCCCAAGGCTTAGATTACTCGGTGACAATTGAGGACCTGCAG GCCCTTTTAGATAAAGAACATGAAGAAATGCAACACAACGAAGGGCAAGAACGAAGCAATAATAACTTCAACTATGAGGCCTATCATTCCCTGGAAGCT ATTTACCGGGAGATGGACAACATTGCCGGAGACTTCCCTGAACTGGCGAGCAGGGTGAAGATTGGGCATTCGTTTGAAAACAGGCCAATGTATGTACTGAAG TTCAGCACTGGAAAAGGCAGTCAGCGGCCGGCCATTTGGCTGAACGCAGGCATGCACTCCCGGGAGTGGATCTCACAGGCCACGGCCATGTGGACCGCAAGGAAG ATTGTGTCTGATTACGGGAACAATCCAGCCGTCACCTCCATCTTGGAGAAAATGGACATTTTCTTGTTGCCTGTGGCCAATCCTGATGGATATGTATATACGCAGACTCAA AACCGACTTTGGAGGAAGACGCGGTCCCGAAATCCTGGAAGCTCCTGCATTGGTGTTGATCCAAATAGAAATTGGAATGCTAGCTTTGCTG GAGGGGGAGCCAGTGACAATCCTTGTTCCGAAGTGTACCATGGACCCCATGCCAATTCAGAAGTGGAGGTCAAATCGGTGGTGGATTTCATTCAAGAGCATGGGAACTTCAAATGTTTCATTGACCTGCACAGCTACTCACAGCTGCTGATGTACCCGTATGCGTACACGGACAAAAAGGCCCCCAATGCTGATGAGCTG GACAAGGTGGCGAGGTGTGCAGCCAAAGCTCTGGCTTCCCTGTGGGGCACGCAGTACCACGTGGGTTCTACCTGCACCACTGTCT ATCAAGCTAGCGGGAGCAGCATTGACTGGGCGTATGATAATGGCATCAAGTATGCATTCACTTTTGAGTTAAGAGATACTGGGCACTATGGCTTCCTCCTGCCGGCCGACCAGATCGTTCCCACTGCGGAGGAGACCTGGCTGGGGCTGCAGACCATCATGCAGCACGTGCGGGAGCACCTCTATTAG